Proteins encoded together in one Candidatus Lariskella endosymbiont of Epinotia ramella window:
- the proS gene encoding proline--tRNA ligase, whose product MQKTAINPTRTEDFAEWYQEVIKAADLAENAPVRGCMIIKPYGYAIWENIQSIFDATLKSLDVQNVYFPLLIPIELLAKESEHIDGFAKECAVVTHHRLKKNEEGMLIPDGELASPYIVRPTSEAIIGSIVAGWIHSHRDLPMKLNQWCNVMRWEMRTRLFLRTSEFLWQEGHTIFEDNEGALQDAKRMHNEYFKFITKDLAMSAIIGEKPEEERFPGASNTYTVELMMQDGKALQAATSHNLGQSFSKAFNIKFLNKDGNNSFACTASWGITTRLIGAIIMAHSDDDGLVLPPKIAPYQVVIIPIARNTEQLNEIVSYCNKIKDLLASSNIKVCLDQSEITSSNKKWKWIKKGAPIRLEIGPNEMESKTITLFRRDLAHNDKKSIEMNNILEIIQKELHALENNLRKHMEEYTKKQTRFVDNLDEMKNLLKNNFHGFIVMEKEKTEEAKFFDLIQEYSMSRRCILNDYPSYSKNECVVIARAY is encoded by the coding sequence ATGCAAAAAACCGCTATAAATCCCACAAGAACAGAAGATTTTGCAGAGTGGTATCAAGAAGTTATCAAAGCAGCAGATCTTGCAGAAAATGCACCTGTGCGCGGCTGTATGATTATAAAGCCATACGGATATGCTATTTGGGAAAATATACAGAGCATATTTGATGCAACATTGAAAAGCTTAGACGTACAAAACGTTTACTTTCCTCTTTTAATACCGATAGAACTTCTTGCAAAGGAATCAGAACATATAGATGGATTTGCAAAGGAGTGTGCTGTTGTCACGCATCATAGACTTAAAAAAAATGAAGAAGGAATGCTAATACCTGACGGAGAACTTGCATCTCCTTATATAGTAAGACCAACATCTGAAGCAATTATTGGAAGTATTGTTGCTGGATGGATACATTCTCACAGAGATCTACCAATGAAATTAAATCAGTGGTGTAACGTGATGCGCTGGGAAATGCGCACTCGCCTTTTCTTACGCACTTCCGAATTTCTATGGCAAGAAGGACATACAATCTTTGAAGATAATGAAGGTGCTCTACAAGACGCAAAAAGAATGCACAATGAATATTTTAAATTCATTACAAAAGATCTTGCAATGTCAGCTATTATTGGTGAAAAACCAGAAGAAGAGAGATTTCCAGGTGCTTCAAACACTTATACTGTAGAACTTATGATGCAAGATGGAAAAGCATTACAAGCAGCTACCTCTCATAACTTGGGGCAGTCATTCTCTAAAGCATTTAACATCAAATTTCTCAATAAAGATGGAAATAACAGCTTCGCTTGCACAGCATCATGGGGCATAACTACTAGGTTAATTGGTGCAATTATCATGGCGCATTCTGATGACGATGGACTAGTTCTGCCACCAAAGATAGCGCCTTATCAAGTTGTTATAATTCCTATAGCAAGAAATACTGAACAACTAAATGAAATAGTTTCATACTGCAATAAAATTAAGGATTTGTTGGCTTCTTCTAATATTAAAGTATGTTTAGATCAATCTGAAATAACGAGCAGTAATAAAAAATGGAAGTGGATAAAAAAAGGTGCACCTATAAGACTTGAAATTGGACCAAATGAAATGGAGTCAAAAACAATAACATTATTTAGACGAGATCTGGCGCACAATGATAAAAAGTCTATAGAGATGAACAATATTCTTGAGATTATACAAAAAGAGCTACATGCTCTAGAAAACAATTTGCGAAAACATATGGAGGAATACACAAAAAAACAAACTAGATTTGTAGATAATCTGGATGAGATGAAAAATTTGTTGAAGAATAACTTCCATGGTTTCATAGTAATGGAAAAAGAAAAAACTGAAGAAGCAAAATTTTTTGATTTAATACAAGAATATTCTATGAGTCGTAGGTGTATATTAAATGATTATCCAAGTTATTCTAAAAATGAATGTGTAGTTATAGCAAGGGCCTACTAA
- a CDS encoding transposase: MLLVVIPRSGLQENAYWQYFCGYDYFKNDIIVSNSCIRRFRQDL; encoded by the coding sequence ATGCTTCTGGTTGTTATACCGAGGAGTGGCCTTCAGGAAAATGCATATTGGCAGTATTTTTGTGGATATGACTATTTCAAAAATGACATAATTGTATCTAACAGTTGCATAAGAAGATTTCGTCAAGATCTATAA
- a CDS encoding IS256 family transposase: MKTEKNKKINEAIDLLIEGGADLKTVLKQDGLIKELTKSILERALQAEMSEHLGYNKYDRSETENCRNGHYNKNLITENGSIELNIPRDREGKFAPVIVSKNQTRIDGLDQKIISLYAKGMSLSDIKIQLQELYGAEVSESLISRVTDDVIDEVRIWQSRPLEPLYPIVYFDCLIVKVRQDKQIINKSVYVALGIDLQGRKDILGLWISENEGSKFWLSNFTELKNRGLKDILIACSDNLTGMSEAICASYPKTEHQLCIVHQIRNSLKYVSYKDRKLLASDLKLIYSSATEDEAHLALESFDKKWSKRYPHIAKSWYNNWENLVIFLQYPESIRKIIYTTNAIESLNSQLRKVTRNKRVFPNDDSVFKVLYLTIDYITKKWTMPISNWNEAMAHFIIKFDGRF; this comes from the coding sequence ATGAAGACAGAAAAGAATAAGAAAATAAATGAAGCGATAGATTTACTGATAGAAGGAGGAGCGGATTTAAAGACAGTACTGAAGCAGGATGGATTGATTAAGGAATTAACGAAGAGTATTTTGGAGAGAGCCTTGCAGGCAGAAATGTCTGAACACTTAGGTTATAACAAATATGATAGGTCTGAAACTGAGAATTGCAGGAATGGTCATTATAATAAGAATTTGATTACTGAGAATGGCAGTATCGAGTTAAATATTCCGCGAGATAGAGAAGGTAAATTTGCACCTGTAATTGTCTCCAAGAATCAAACAAGAATAGATGGTTTAGATCAAAAGATAATATCTCTGTATGCCAAGGGGATGAGTTTGTCTGATATCAAGATCCAATTACAAGAATTATATGGAGCAGAAGTTAGTGAGAGTTTAATTAGTAGGGTTACAGATGATGTAATTGATGAGGTTAGAATTTGGCAGAGTAGACCTCTTGAACCATTATATCCTATAGTATATTTTGATTGTTTAATAGTTAAGGTAAGGCAAGATAAACAGATAATTAATAAATCAGTATATGTTGCGCTGGGTATAGATTTACAGGGCCGGAAAGATATTTTAGGATTATGGATAAGTGAGAATGAAGGATCTAAATTCTGGCTTAGTAATTTTACTGAATTGAAGAATCGAGGATTAAAAGATATATTAATTGCCTGTAGTGATAACCTGACTGGTATGTCTGAAGCTATATGCGCAAGTTATCCCAAAACTGAGCATCAGCTTTGTATAGTACATCAAATTAGAAATAGCCTGAAGTATGTATCATATAAAGACAGAAAATTATTGGCATCAGATTTAAAGCTTATTTATAGCTCTGCTACTGAAGATGAAGCGCATCTTGCCCTAGAATCTTTTGATAAGAAATGGAGTAAACGATATCCACATATAGCAAAATCCTGGTATAATAATTGGGAGAATCTTGTAATATTTCTGCAATATCCAGAGAGTATCCGTAAGATAATTTACACTACAAATGCTATAGAATCGCTGAATAGTCAGTTGAGAAAAGTTACAAGAAATAAGCGTGTTTTCCCAAATGATGATTCGGTATTCAAGGTTTTATACCTAACGATTGATTATATTACCAAAAAATGGACCATGCCTATCTCTAACTGGAATGAAGCTATGGCTCATTTTATAATCAAATTTGATGGGAGATTTTAA
- a CDS encoding transposase gives MKTEKNKKINEAIDLLIEGGADLKTVLKQDGLIKELTKSILERALQAEMSEHLGYNKYDRSETENCRNGHYNKNLITENGSIELNIPRDREGKFAPVIVSKNQTRIDGLDQKIISLYAKGMSLSDIKIQLQELYGAEVSESLISRVTDDVIDEVRIWQSRPLEPLDLLHNLFKAQSYRYQQVN, from the coding sequence ATGAAGACAGAAAAGAATAAGAAAATAAATGAAGCGATAGATTTACTGATAGAAGGAGGAGCGGATTTAAAGACAGTACTGAAGCAGGATGGATTGATTAAGGAATTAACGAAGAGTATTTTGGAGAGAGCCTTGCAGGCAGAAATGTCTGAACACTTAGGTTATAACAAATATGATAGGTCTGAAACTGAGAATTGCAGGAATGGTCATTATAATAAGAATTTGATTACTGAGAATGGCAGTATCGAGTTAAATATTCCGCGAGATAGAGAAGGTAAATTTGCACCTGTAATTGTCTCCAAGAATCAAACAAGAATAGATGGTTTAGATCAAAAGATAATATCTCTGTATGCCAAGGGGATGAGTTTGTCTGATATCAAGATCCAATTACAAGAATTATATGGAGCAGAAGTTAGTGAGAGTTTAATTAGTAGGGTTACAGATGATGTAATTGATGAGGTTAGAATTTGGCAGAGTAGACCTCTTGAACCATTAGACCTCTTGCATAACCTATTTAAAGCTCAAAGTTATAGATACCAGCAAGTAAATTAA
- the gatA gene encoding Asp-tRNA(Asn)/Glu-tRNA(Gln) amidotransferase subunit GatA produces the protein MRELLSLSMVEAVESMKKGDFTAKELVTSYLTRIDELNAEINAFITVTHDLALRQAESSDRKIQKGEGGIIEGIPIGIKDLFCTEGVKTTAASKMLCDFTPYYESTVTNLLYQNGGISLGKTNMDEFAMGSSNKTSYFGHVKSPWKRKNDNIDLVPGGSSGGSAAAIAAKMSLGTIGSDTGGSVRQPASFCGVVGVKPTYGRCSRFGMIGFASSLDQAGVFTRNVKDAALLLESICGYDDKDSTSVNIETPKWSQNLNGSVKGLRIGIPKEYVIDGMKPDIIKMWESGKDWLRSQGAEIVEVSLPNTKYALPTYYVIAPSEASSNLARFDGVRYGLRVNNGSANISDMIAESRAAGFGSEVKRRLMIGTYLLSAGHYDAHYLRAQKVRRIIYNDFLNVFQGVDAILTPTTPSTAFGLNEGVSDPVTMYLNDILTVTVNLAGLPGISVPAALGEDGLPLGLQVISRAYDEVTLFQIAYALEKAANFKAL, from the coding sequence ATGCGTGAATTGTTAAGTCTATCAATGGTAGAAGCTGTAGAATCTATGAAAAAAGGTGATTTTACAGCTAAAGAGTTGGTTACAAGCTATCTTACGCGCATTGATGAATTAAATGCAGAAATAAACGCATTCATCACTGTGACTCATGATCTTGCCTTGAGGCAAGCTGAATCATCAGACAGGAAAATTCAAAAAGGAGAGGGTGGTATCATAGAAGGTATTCCTATCGGAATAAAAGATCTATTTTGCACTGAAGGTGTAAAAACTACAGCAGCTTCTAAGATGCTGTGTGATTTTACACCATATTATGAATCAACCGTTACTAACCTTCTTTATCAGAATGGTGGCATCAGCCTTGGCAAGACTAATATGGATGAATTTGCTATGGGTTCTTCAAATAAAACAAGTTACTTTGGACATGTGAAGAGTCCATGGAAAAGAAAAAATGACAATATTGATCTTGTGCCTGGGGGTTCATCAGGCGGTTCTGCTGCTGCAATTGCGGCAAAGATGTCTCTTGGCACAATTGGCTCTGATACAGGGGGTTCTGTAAGGCAGCCTGCCTCTTTTTGTGGAGTAGTTGGTGTAAAACCTACATACGGTCGTTGTTCAAGATTTGGAATGATTGGTTTTGCAAGCTCTCTTGACCAGGCAGGAGTCTTTACTAGAAACGTTAAGGACGCTGCTTTGCTACTTGAATCCATATGTGGGTATGATGATAAAGATTCAACTTCTGTTAATATTGAAACTCCAAAATGGTCGCAAAATCTAAATGGTTCTGTTAAAGGTTTGCGTATTGGAATTCCAAAAGAATATGTTATAGACGGTATGAAACCTGATATAATAAAAATGTGGGAATCTGGAAAAGATTGGCTGCGGAGTCAAGGGGCAGAGATAGTGGAAGTCAGTCTTCCTAATACTAAATATGCACTTCCTACTTACTATGTAATTGCGCCCTCTGAAGCATCATCAAATCTTGCAAGATTTGATGGAGTGCGTTATGGGTTGCGTGTTAATAATGGTAGTGCTAACATATCCGATATGATAGCTGAAAGCAGAGCTGCTGGCTTCGGTAGTGAGGTAAAGCGTAGGCTCATGATAGGCACATATCTATTATCTGCTGGCCACTATGATGCTCACTATTTGAGAGCGCAGAAGGTAAGGAGAATAATATACAATGATTTTTTAAATGTTTTTCAAGGTGTTGATGCTATATTGACTCCAACAACTCCTTCTACTGCCTTTGGTTTGAATGAAGGTGTATCTGATCCTGTTACTATGTATTTAAATGATATACTAACCGTAACTGTAAATCTGGCTGGTCTGCCAGGTATATCTGTCCCAGCTGCACTAGGAGAAGATGGATTACCACTTGGCTTGCAAGTCATAAGCCGTGCTTATGATGAAGTTACTTTATTTCAAATTGCATATGCGCTTGAGAAAGCAGCAAATTTTAAGGCTCTTTAA
- a CDS encoding glutathione S-transferase family protein produces the protein MLKVYYSKVCPFSRKARSILNEKKVDFRLIEVKYWERGDDFLSLNPAAETPVLVLQDGSVISSNYAIFEYIEAEFTERSMFTNDKIKDACIRRVCSWFDKKFYDEVTRYILSEKILKIVDRNNTHSMPNSAAIRAAKKNILYHLDYISFLLQEEHYLCGSHVTLADYAAAAQLSILDMVNDVPWEHSKKTKSWYALIKSRSSFRSVLLDDVQHIMPPSHYLDPDF, from the coding sequence ATGTTGAAAGTATATTATAGCAAAGTCTGTCCTTTCTCAAGAAAGGCAAGAAGCATATTAAATGAAAAAAAAGTAGATTTTAGATTAATTGAAGTCAAGTACTGGGAAAGAGGAGATGATTTTCTATCTTTGAACCCTGCAGCAGAAACACCTGTACTTGTTTTACAAGATGGAAGTGTCATATCAAGTAATTATGCTATATTTGAGTATATAGAAGCAGAATTCACTGAACGCTCTATGTTTACTAATGATAAGATAAAAGATGCTTGCATCAGAAGAGTGTGCAGTTGGTTTGACAAGAAATTTTATGATGAAGTGACAAGGTATATATTATCAGAGAAGATACTAAAGATTGTAGATAGGAATAATACACACTCTATGCCTAATTCTGCAGCTATAAGAGCTGCTAAGAAAAATATTCTATATCATTTAGATTATATATCTTTCTTGTTACAAGAAGAACACTATCTATGCGGATCACACGTGACTCTTGCAGATTATGCTGCTGCTGCTCAACTATCAATTCTAGATATGGTTAATGATGTTCCGTGGGAGCATAGTAAAAAGACAAAATCTTGGTATGCATTGATAAAATCAAGGTCAAGCTTCAGATCTGTATTGTTAGATGATGTGCAACATATAATGCCGCCATCTCACTATCTAGATCCAGATTTTTAA
- a CDS encoding IS256 family transposase, which yields MLSLIKSRILINLYGYARGLLYPIVYFDCLIVKVRQDKQIINKSVYVALGIDLQGRKDILGLWISENEGSKFWLSNFTELKNRGLKDILIACSDNLTGMSEAICASYPKTEHQLCIVHQIRNSLKYVSYKDRKLLASDLKLIYSSATEDEAHLALESFDKKWSKRYPHIAKSWYNNWENLVIFLQYPESIRKIIYTTNAIESLNSQLRKVTRNKRVFPNDDSVFKVLYLTIDYITKKWTMPISNWNEAMAHFIIKFDGRF from the coding sequence ATGTTATCCTTGATAAAATCAAGGATTTTAATCAATTTATATGGTTATGCAAGAGGTCTATTATATCCTATAGTATATTTTGATTGTTTAATAGTTAAGGTAAGGCAAGATAAACAGATAATTAATAAATCAGTATATGTTGCGCTGGGTATAGATTTACAGGGCCGGAAAGATATTTTAGGATTATGGATAAGTGAGAATGAAGGATCTAAATTCTGGCTTAGTAATTTTACTGAATTGAAGAATCGAGGATTAAAAGATATATTAATTGCCTGTAGTGATAACCTGACTGGTATGTCTGAAGCTATATGCGCAAGTTATCCCAAAACTGAGCATCAGCTTTGTATAGTACATCAAATTAGAAATAGCCTGAAGTATGTATCATATAAAGACAGAAAATTATTGGCATCAGATTTAAAGCTTATTTATAGCTCTGCTACTGAAGATGAAGCGCATCTTGCCCTAGAATCTTTTGATAAGAAATGGAGTAAACGATATCCACATATAGCAAAATCCTGGTATAATAATTGGGAGAATCTTGTAATATTTCTGCAATATCCAGAGAGTATCCGTAAGATAATTTACACTACAAATGCTATAGAATCGCTGAATAGTCAGTTGAGAAAAGTTACAAGAAATAAGCGTGTTTTCCCAAATGATGATTCGGTATTCAAGGTTTTATACCTAACGATTGATTATATTACCAAAAAATGGACCATGCCTATCTCTAACTGGAATGAAGCTATGGCTCATTTTATAATCAAATTTGATGGGAGATTTTAA
- a CDS encoding dicarboxylate/amino acid:cation symporter codes for MSLKLWHKVIIGMVLGAICGFIFGKDAEILKPIGTIYINCLKMVIVPLIFFAVLYGVTNISDASTLGRVGLKALSIYSCTTIFAVTTGLLFASFFKPGIGININLEIDPNKHEKTKELSDILMNIIPSNPVEAMATSNTLQIVVFAFFTGFCLVLIGERGREVKNFVSSAAHLVFKMIELIIKLTPYGVFAIMAWVIGEHGLGVMVALSKFLYVVLAALFTQYMIFGVLLSIVGLKPWPFYRKMVDIQTMAFATSSSKATLALSMQDVHNKLGVSKETVGFVLPLGASMNMDATAIYLGITTVFFAQIIGMTLTPAQYCVVIFTATIGSIGAAGFPGGGIVMMSMVLSSVGIPLECISIIIGIDRILDMIRTTINITGDCAVTVIVDKLENTLDKKRYYAKLEDIKNKVF; via the coding sequence ATGAGTTTGAAGTTATGGCACAAAGTAATAATTGGTATGGTTTTGGGAGCAATTTGCGGTTTTATATTTGGCAAAGATGCTGAAATTCTAAAACCAATAGGCACTATATATATCAACTGCCTAAAAATGGTAATAGTACCACTTATATTTTTTGCTGTACTCTATGGAGTAACAAATATATCTGATGCCTCAACACTAGGACGAGTTGGATTGAAGGCACTTAGCATATACAGTTGTACTACCATATTTGCAGTTACAACTGGGCTACTTTTCGCATCTTTTTTTAAGCCTGGAATCGGCATAAATATTAACCTTGAGATAGATCCAAATAAGCACGAAAAAACAAAAGAGCTTTCAGATATACTAATGAATATTATCCCAAGTAACCCGGTAGAGGCCATGGCAACATCTAATACTCTGCAGATAGTTGTTTTTGCTTTTTTTACGGGGTTTTGTTTAGTACTAATAGGTGAACGAGGTCGTGAGGTAAAAAACTTTGTATCATCTGCAGCACATCTTGTGTTTAAGATGATAGAGCTGATAATCAAGCTAACTCCGTATGGTGTTTTTGCAATAATGGCTTGGGTTATAGGAGAACATGGTCTTGGTGTAATGGTAGCTCTAAGCAAGTTCTTATATGTTGTTCTTGCAGCACTATTTACACAATATATGATATTTGGTGTGTTATTATCAATAGTCGGTCTAAAACCATGGCCATTCTATAGAAAAATGGTTGATATTCAAACTATGGCATTTGCTACCTCTAGCAGCAAAGCAACTCTTGCACTCTCAATGCAAGATGTACATAATAAGCTAGGTGTTTCAAAAGAAACTGTTGGTTTCGTTTTGCCACTCGGCGCTTCAATGAATATGGATGCAACTGCAATATACCTTGGCATTACAACAGTGTTTTTCGCACAAATAATAGGAATGACTTTAACGCCAGCACAATATTGCGTTGTCATATTTACTGCTACCATAGGCTCTATAGGAGCTGCTGGATTTCCAGGAGGTGGAATTGTAATGATGAGTATGGTTCTTTCTTCTGTTGGAATCCCGCTTGAATGCATATCAATTATCATAGGGATAGATAGAATTCTAGATATGATCCGTACTACTATAAATATTACTGGTGACTGTGCAGTAACTGTGATCGTAGATAAACTAGAAAATACACTGGATAAGAAACGCTATTATGCAAAACTTGAAGATATCAAGAATAAGGTATTTTAG
- the fumC gene encoding class II fumarate hydratase translates to MVSSVKSDYRVESDTFGEIRVASSKYWGAQTQRSLENFKIGEEKMPLPFIKALALIKKVAALVNMEMSDLDKSIGEAICKAVDEIIDGQHLDNFQLSVWQTGSGTQTNMNMNEVISNRAIEILGGQIGSKKPVHPNDHVNMSQSSNDTFPTAMHVSAVSEIEEHLLPALENLYQMLHEKEREFQNIVKIGRTHLQDATPLTLGHEFSSYAQQIEYGMERVRSAMPRLLLLAQGGTAVGTGLNAPNGFAERFASTLAEVTGYKFRSAPNKFEALASHDAIVEMSGAMNVLAASLMKIANDIRLLGSGPRCGLGELILPANEPGSSIMPGKVNPTQCEAITMVCAHVIGNNTTITVAGASGHLELNVFKPVMIYNLLQSIRLLYDAINSFADNCVVGIVPNKDRISENLKKSLMLVTALNRHIGYDNAAKIAKNAYAKNITLKDSAVLLGLVTAEQFDAWVIPEEMAEPS, encoded by the coding sequence ATGGTTAGTTCTGTTAAAAGTGATTACAGGGTAGAGTCTGATACCTTTGGAGAAATCAGGGTTGCTTCTTCAAAATATTGGGGTGCTCAAACTCAGCGCTCTTTAGAAAACTTTAAAATAGGCGAAGAGAAAATGCCTTTGCCTTTTATAAAAGCCCTTGCATTGATTAAAAAGGTTGCTGCGCTCGTTAATATGGAGATGTCTGATCTTGATAAGTCTATAGGAGAGGCGATATGCAAAGCTGTAGATGAAATTATCGATGGACAGCATCTTGATAACTTTCAGCTATCTGTTTGGCAAACTGGCTCTGGCACTCAAACTAATATGAACATGAATGAAGTAATATCTAATAGAGCAATTGAGATATTGGGTGGGCAGATAGGGAGTAAAAAGCCTGTACATCCAAATGATCATGTTAATATGAGTCAGTCTTCTAATGACACATTTCCAACTGCTATGCATGTTTCTGCTGTATCTGAAATAGAAGAACATTTGCTCCCAGCTCTTGAGAATCTTTATCAAATGTTGCATGAAAAGGAGCGTGAGTTTCAAAATATAGTTAAGATAGGTAGAACTCATCTTCAAGATGCAACACCGCTCACGCTTGGTCATGAATTTTCAAGTTATGCACAGCAAATCGAATATGGAATGGAAAGAGTACGTAGTGCTATGCCTAGATTGTTGCTGCTTGCGCAAGGTGGTACTGCTGTTGGAACTGGGTTAAACGCACCTAATGGTTTTGCAGAAAGATTCGCAAGTACTCTCGCTGAGGTAACTGGTTACAAGTTTAGAAGTGCTCCGAATAAATTTGAAGCTCTTGCCTCTCATGATGCGATAGTAGAAATGAGTGGTGCTATGAATGTTCTTGCTGCTAGTCTTATGAAGATTGCAAATGACATAAGACTTTTAGGTTCAGGGCCAAGGTGCGGCCTTGGTGAGTTGATATTGCCTGCAAATGAGCCAGGTTCATCAATTATGCCTGGCAAAGTGAATCCAACTCAATGTGAAGCGATTACAATGGTTTGTGCACATGTGATTGGTAATAACACAACAATTACAGTTGCTGGTGCATCAGGACATCTTGAATTAAATGTTTTCAAGCCAGTGATGATTTATAACCTGCTGCAGTCTATACGCCTTCTATATGATGCTATAAACAGTTTTGCAGATAACTGTGTCGTTGGAATTGTACCAAATAAGGACCGCATATCTGAGAATTTGAAAAAATCTCTTATGTTAGTAACTGCTCTAAATCGCCACATAGGTTATGATAACGCTGCTAAAATAGCGAAGAATGCGTATGCAAAGAATATTACATTAAAGGATTCTGCAGTGTTACTAGGACTTGTAACGGCTGAACAATTTGATGCTTGGGTTATTCCAGAAGAAATGGCAGAGCCGAGCTAG
- the ispH gene encoding 4-hydroxy-3-methylbut-2-enyl diphosphate reductase, with the protein MNSKRKLNVVLANPRGLCAGVERAIEIVERAIDKYGPPVYVKHEIVHNKYVVDSLKAKGAIFVEDISHIPERAVTIFSAHGVPESCEDESDKRNLNVIDATCPLVKKVHYAVKRHNNNHRKVILIGHSNHPEVIGTSGRIKNHVYIVESIDDVNDLNFDTYEPLAYATQTTLSIDDTKSIITALHSKFKNLEGPDVQDICYATQNRQNAVKAILPMIDALLVIGAKNSSNSNRLRDLGATCNKPSYLIDDASNLKLEILDNVQTLGITAGASAPDILLQNLLMLLSNYYDTNVNMIGDIEENIKFKLPKQLDSVSNVESIL; encoded by the coding sequence ATGAATAGCAAAAGAAAGCTGAACGTTGTGCTAGCAAACCCGAGGGGTCTTTGTGCTGGCGTAGAAAGAGCTATCGAAATAGTTGAGCGTGCAATAGATAAATATGGACCACCAGTGTATGTTAAGCACGAGATTGTACATAATAAATACGTTGTAGATAGTTTAAAAGCTAAGGGTGCTATCTTTGTTGAGGATATAAGTCATATTCCTGAAAGAGCTGTTACAATATTCTCAGCTCATGGAGTACCTGAATCTTGCGAGGATGAATCAGATAAACGCAACCTTAATGTGATTGATGCTACATGTCCGCTTGTAAAGAAGGTACATTATGCTGTAAAAAGACATAATAATAACCATAGAAAAGTTATATTAATAGGACATTCAAACCATCCAGAAGTAATAGGAACAAGTGGTAGAATAAAAAATCATGTATATATTGTTGAAAGTATTGATGATGTAAATGATCTGAATTTCGATACATATGAGCCACTTGCGTATGCGACACAAACTACGCTTAGTATTGATGATACAAAATCGATAATCACTGCTTTACATAGCAAATTCAAAAACTTAGAAGGACCAGATGTCCAGGATATCTGCTATGCAACACAAAATAGGCAAAATGCTGTAAAAGCAATACTGCCGATGATAGATGCGCTTCTTGTAATAGGGGCAAAAAACAGTTCTAATTCCAATAGATTGAGAGATTTGGGTGCTACATGCAATAAACCTTCTTATTTAATAGATGATGCATCAAATCTTAAGCTAGAAATACTTGATAATGTTCAAACACTTGGTATAACAGCTGGCGCTTCTGCACCTGATATATTGCTACAAAACTTACTGATGCTATTATCAAATTATTATGATACAAATGTAAATATGATCGGGGATATTGAAGAAAATATTAAATTTAAATTACCGAAACAGCTGGATTCTGTATCAAATGTTGAAAGTATATTATAG